Proteins from a single region of Bacteroidota bacterium:
- the prmA gene encoding 50S ribosomal protein L11 methyltransferase yields the protein MQYLEYHFITSDEQTAEILMALLAEAGFDTFDQNEHELSAYIQESADDIERIAAYLDELQQKFVFTWSQKQFEKKNWNAEWEKSFQPVCIANRCLIRAPFHPAQPGIEFDILIEPRMSFGTGHHESTNLIMEEMLGFNLQNKEVCDAGCGTGILAILAYKKGANHVLGIDNEEWAYQNALDNIALNGIYSGVSVELGDFSLMEGRNFDVILANINKHIVLGNISRFFSSIQPGGYLIVSGILENDLQDVEKEAANYFFQLISTRTKNDWLCAVFQNI from the coding sequence ATGCAGTACCTTGAATATCATTTCATCACTTCCGACGAACAAACTGCAGAAATTCTGATGGCCTTACTGGCTGAGGCGGGTTTCGATACATTTGATCAAAATGAACACGAATTAAGTGCTTACATTCAGGAATCTGCAGATGATATTGAGCGTATCGCAGCTTATCTCGACGAATTACAACAAAAGTTTGTTTTCACCTGGTCGCAAAAACAGTTTGAGAAAAAAAACTGGAATGCCGAATGGGAAAAAAGTTTTCAACCGGTTTGTATTGCTAACCGATGTTTAATCCGTGCACCTTTTCATCCCGCCCAACCCGGAATCGAGTTCGATATTTTGATTGAACCACGCATGAGTTTTGGCACCGGTCACCACGAAAGTACCAACCTCATTATGGAGGAAATGCTGGGATTTAACCTGCAAAACAAGGAAGTTTGCGATGCCGGCTGCGGAACGGGTATTCTTGCCATTTTGGCCTATAAAAAGGGTGCAAACCACGTTTTGGGTATAGATAATGAAGAATGGGCCTACCAAAATGCCCTCGACAATATCGCGCTAAATGGCATTTACAGTGGTGTTTCTGTTGAGCTGGGCGATTTTTCGCTCATGGAAGGCCGCAATTTCGATGTTATTTTGGCCAACATCAACAAACATATCGTTTTGGGCAATATATCCCGCTTTTTCAGTTCGATTCAACCTGGTGGCTATCTGATTGTCAGCGGAATTCTCGAAAACGACCTTCAGGATGTGGAAAAAGAGGCTGCCAACTACTTCTTTCAGCTAATATCCACACGCACCAAAAACGACTGGCTTTGTGCCGTGTTTCAAAACATTTGA
- a CDS encoding RNA methyltransferase produces MYKTPNAALARLSVEEFKNAEKTPFVVVLDNVRSLNNIGSVFRTADAFLLRGICLCGITAKPPHRDIEKTALGATESVYWEYFDHTVDAIQKLKTLGYTIVAVEQASTAVLLRDFQPAAYEKTAFVFGHEVMGVSDEVLALCDACIEIPQFGTKHSLNISVSVGIVIWEAFNKIKK; encoded by the coding sequence ATGTATAAAACACCCAATGCTGCATTGGCCAGATTAAGTGTTGAGGAATTTAAAAACGCCGAAAAAACGCCATTTGTAGTTGTATTAGATAATGTACGCAGCTTAAATAATATTGGCTCAGTGTTCAGAACAGCCGATGCGTTTTTGCTCCGCGGCATCTGCTTATGCGGCATTACCGCCAAACCACCACACCGCGATATTGAAAAAACTGCGCTCGGTGCTACCGAAAGCGTTTATTGGGAATACTTTGATCATACTGTGGATGCAATCCAAAAGCTTAAAACCCTTGGTTATACCATTGTTGCTGTAGAACAGGCTTCAACTGCAGTTTTATTGCGCGATTTTCAACCTGCTGCATATGAAAAAACAGCATTTGTTTTCGGACATGAAGTAATGGGTGTTAGCGATGAAGTGCTGGCACTTTGTGATGCCTGTATCGAAATTCCTCAATTTGGCACCAAACATTCGTTAAATATTTCCGTTTCCGTTGGAATTGTAATTTGGGAAGCGTTTAATAAAATAAAAAAATAA
- a CDS encoding response regulator, with protein sequence MKNKQYRVFLVDDDTTHLILLKNHLEKKSEYDIKVNIFSNGENCLDKMHENPDIVVLDYYLDGIKTDAANGLEILRKIRVSNPDTYVIMMSGQDDLKVAIATIDNGAYDYIIKGESAYVRAHMIIDHIIEGINANAWKRNMKVRENVLITGFILLGCVLVMLALYDMGIFD encoded by the coding sequence ATGAAAAACAAACAATATCGCGTATTCTTAGTTGATGATGATACTACACATCTCATCCTGTTAAAAAATCATCTCGAAAAAAAATCGGAGTATGATATTAAGGTGAATATTTTTTCCAATGGCGAAAACTGTCTGGATAAAATGCATGAAAATCCTGATATTGTTGTATTGGATTATTATTTGGATGGCATTAAAACAGATGCTGCCAACGGCCTGGAGATTCTACGTAAAATTCGCGTTTCAAATCCCGATACTTATGTAATTATGATGAGTGGTCAGGATGATTTAAAAGTGGCTATTGCAACAATCGACAATGGTGCTTATGATTATATCATAAAAGGAGAAAGTGCATATGTTCGCGCGCACATGATCATCGACCATATTATTGAAGGAATTAATGCTAATGCATGGAAGCGCAATATGAAAGTGCGTGAAAATGTTTTGATTACCGGATTTATTTTGTTGGGTTGTGTACTTGTAATGCTGGCACTTTACGACATGGGTATTTTTGATTAA